One segment of Dolichospermum sp. DET69 DNA contains the following:
- a CDS encoding GAF domain-containing protein codes for MLNKTDIKQSGSSQNKASLISSAQVVDIRGENSIYNRAWNHGLEYLRQFNLSTKSIILSIAIGTLPVLGIGVITYIFGSKLITKQIITSQETKAINLNDAVNSFLEQRYGDIKVLSRISFFSPSIAGKKTGSEKSSNTLKFNFGTINIKTQASLDRLMKTGKIYDSVAVFDLNGQVIIQSEGEYLNPEKQLIYFQEVIKQNTAIISQPEIVENIGAVIYIAAPIKDKVQGNTIGIVRTRMPIKALEKVVQDSLDDTNQYYFLDRKGRIIISSYQNLLGEQLIGIYPSLANVLGAKDIDTFTAVAKNNQQQQLISYVPFRKLSGLPDINWQLIVAKNAAIAFKPQREFLTLTASTTPLIALLMTLLVAWLSQRINAKLVNTSIAEVKDGEEQVHLSLGKKQEEEEREIEWIQLLLEITKKIRLNLQSEVIYQTAISEVSQVLKTDRVIIYKLHRKTQAVKVIAELVIDDCQKMLGVYNNDAHWRELSRNSQFEAISNIEQESSLTSSYIEWLKKFSVQSILTAPILSHGEISGFLIAHHCHSPHIWQSGEINFLTQIATQIGYALEQSYLLAEIKKLKVHGQVNTNQESLELQNFQYSIQPIVNQIQQAVSEVNVYLEKFTAEAVIEPEKMNRSLETIDNMTIAIQCIADIAQQAVTIVNDANQTATKTEEAMDLTLQNILFVQETVDEIAKKVRRLGESSQQISRVVSIINQIAMQTNLLAINAGIEAARAGEEGQGFAVVAEEVGELAARSATATQEIEEIIEKIQRETGEVLKTMTMGTNQVTQSSDMITNAKHGLQQIVDISQQVDTLVQSILSSTTSQVETSQIVSQTIRDITIISARNSDNSRQVSQSLQKAVDISQELKETMETFPAN; via the coding sequence GCGCAAGTTGTTGATATTAGAGGAGAAAATTCTATTTATAATAGGGCTTGGAATCATGGATTAGAATATTTACGACAATTTAACTTGAGTACAAAATCTATAATTTTGTCCATAGCTATTGGTACTTTACCAGTTTTGGGAATTGGGGTGATCACTTATATTTTTGGTAGTAAGTTAATTACAAAGCAAATTATTACATCCCAAGAAACTAAAGCAATTAACTTAAATGATGCAGTTAATAGTTTTCTTGAACAACGCTATGGAGATATTAAAGTATTATCTAGAATATCCTTTTTCAGTCCTTCTATTGCGGGGAAAAAAACAGGATCAGAAAAATCCAGCAACACACTCAAATTTAATTTCGGCACAATTAATATAAAAACACAAGCCTCCTTAGATCGCTTGATGAAAACTGGTAAAATTTATGATAGTGTAGCTGTATTTGATCTCAATGGACAAGTGATTATTCAATCAGAAGGAGAATATTTAAATCCAGAAAAACAACTTATCTATTTTCAAGAGGTAATTAAACAGAATACTGCTATTATTAGTCAACCAGAAATAGTTGAAAATATAGGCGCAGTAATTTATATAGCTGCACCAATTAAGGATAAAGTTCAGGGTAATACTATTGGTATAGTCAGAACTCGTATGCCTATAAAGGCTTTAGAAAAAGTAGTACAAGATTCTTTAGATGATACTAATCAATATTATTTTTTAGATAGAAAAGGCAGAATTATAATTAGCTCCTATCAAAATTTATTGGGTGAACAGTTGATAGGTATATATCCCAGTTTAGCTAATGTTTTGGGTGCTAAAGATATTGATACATTTACAGCCGTTGCCAAAAATAATCAACAGCAGCAACTAATTAGTTATGTACCATTCCGAAAATTATCAGGTTTACCGGATATCAATTGGCAATTAATTGTGGCGAAAAATGCAGCAATTGCCTTTAAGCCGCAAAGAGAATTTTTAACATTAACTGCTAGTACAACACCACTAATTGCATTATTGATGACGTTGCTTGTAGCTTGGTTAAGCCAGAGGATCAATGCTAAACTTGTTAATACATCTATAGCAGAAGTAAAGGATGGTGAAGAGCAAGTACATTTGAGTTTAGGTAAAAAACAAGAGGAAGAAGAAAGAGAAATTGAATGGATACAATTACTGTTAGAGATTACTAAAAAAATTCGTCTAAATCTTCAGTCTGAAGTTATTTATCAAACGGCAATTTCTGAAGTTAGTCAAGTTTTAAAAACAGACCGAGTAATCATTTATAAACTGCATCGTAAGACGCAAGCTGTAAAAGTAATTGCTGAATTGGTAATTGATGATTGCCAAAAAATGCTCGGTGTATACAACAATGATGCTCATTGGCGCGAACTTAGTCGAAATAGCCAGTTTGAGGCGATATCAAATATTGAACAAGAGTCAAGTTTAACGAGTAGTTATATTGAGTGGTTAAAGAAATTTTCTGTGCAAAGCATTTTAACAGCACCAATTTTGAGTCATGGAGAAATCTCCGGTTTCTTGATTGCTCATCATTGCCATAGTCCCCATATTTGGCAATCTGGAGAAATTAATTTTTTAACCCAAATTGCCACACAAATTGGCTATGCGTTAGAACAATCGTATCTACTGGCAGAAATTAAAAAATTAAAAGTACATGGTCAAGTAAACACTAATCAAGAAAGTTTGGAACTCCAGAATTTTCAGTATAGTATTCAGCCGATTGTGAACCAAATTCAACAAGCTGTTAGTGAAGTAAATGTTTATTTAGAAAAATTTACAGCAGAAGCAGTTATAGAACCTGAGAAAATGAACCGGAGCTTAGAAACCATTGATAATATGACTATTGCTATTCAATGTATTGCTGATATAGCACAGCAAGCTGTCACCATTGTTAATGATGCTAACCAGACAGCTACTAAAACTGAAGAAGCGATGGATTTAACATTGCAAAATATTTTATTTGTCCAAGAAACAGTTGATGAAATAGCTAAAAAAGTCAGACGTTTAGGGGAATCTTCTCAACAAATTTCCCGTGTAGTTTCCATAATTAATCAAATTGCTATGCAAACTAATTTGTTAGCAATTAATGCAGGAATTGAAGCTGCCAGAGCCGGTGAAGAGGGTCAAGGTTTTGCCGTAGTAGCGGAAGAAGTAGGAGAATTAGCCGCCAGAAGTGCAACTGCAACTCAAGAAATTGAGGAAATAATTGAGAAAATTCAACGAGAAACTGGTGAAGTATTAAAAACAATGACAATGGGAACTAATCAAGTCACCCAAAGCAGCGATATGATCACCAATGCCAAACATGGTTTACAACAAATTGTTGATATATCACAGCAAGTAGATACTTTAGTGCAATCAATTTTAAGTTCTACTACATCTCAAGTAGAAACATCACAAATTGTTAGTCAAACTATTAGGGATATTACTATTATATCAGCACGTAATAGTGATAATTCTCGTCAAGTTTCCCAATCTTTACAAAAAGCAGTGGACATTTCTCAGGAGTTAAAAGAGACTATGGAGACTTTCCCAGCTAATTGA